A stretch of the Bdellovibrio sp. 22V genome encodes the following:
- a CDS encoding HAMP domain-containing sensor histidine kinase, with product MKTKLIIVLVGISALFIGAVLWRTDSFVYGDRMSWVEAQTRTQLGAMNHSLATELKSLQRVVATFNAENFQKGKLNWSSLAPYYAAASFSVSGSNLEPQTILAKENSKAASWNKDFVKSALGSLARTPDMRFFVKPFQDSQRGRYVALVFLEGQRAYALFGSGEIFQSLIDAQRGSLSAFSIVTTTGLTVGHSVPEYLGTIMRDDPVFKEAQQSGSSHGSNIFRLKSGELYGMYEAVPQSNLLVLSSAPLKETMKGRTGLWWQFLLMGCGVALVGIAAALYIIAPAEKEIETLEHQLQEAKSKPAPAAAPEKVVALDPEVAQKEKVQASMRVASALAHEMRGPLASILGYSQMILAKNPESDIVQSTDSILRETRAARGVLDKLLGYAGEQVNEKITMKVEGPVVKALKNLEAQFSAKGVKLIKNLQETSAMDLQVEALVKAISNILQNSVEAMERMAKKEIKIDLFEDSEGIHLNIEDTGEGIEAANLGQIFDPFFTTRSFHNHMGLGLAVAFGILKEHNAEIKVESQRGQGTKVMVVFKKLQTQTVLRAPVEAPKEEPMMISPELPQLKEESAHREEAEAQFAEVQAAIPAGTPVSPLDVNIDNLLELPEVNEPVKEEPAVVTKKAAAVLPKKANEDELTFIDGFLGEEEPVAAAPAPVATEASAETAVPADLAEAATTLAEMPLDAAPISDELTPVNLIAPPKAPAKQKTSKLDSYHVEIRRPGKRI from the coding sequence ATGAAAACAAAACTCATCATTGTGCTGGTTGGAATTTCGGCGCTCTTTATCGGTGCGGTATTGTGGCGTACGGATAGTTTCGTTTATGGCGATCGCATGAGTTGGGTGGAGGCACAAACGCGCACACAGCTGGGCGCGATGAATCACTCCTTGGCGACAGAGCTGAAGTCTTTGCAAAGAGTTGTTGCAACCTTCAACGCGGAAAACTTTCAAAAAGGAAAATTGAATTGGAGTTCTTTGGCTCCTTACTACGCGGCGGCCTCTTTCAGCGTGAGCGGTTCAAACTTAGAGCCACAAACTATTCTTGCTAAAGAAAATTCAAAAGCGGCGAGCTGGAACAAAGACTTCGTGAAGTCGGCGTTGGGTTCTTTGGCGCGCACACCAGACATGCGTTTTTTTGTGAAGCCTTTTCAGGATTCTCAGCGCGGCCGTTATGTCGCTTTGGTTTTTCTTGAAGGACAAAGAGCCTATGCGCTTTTTGGTTCCGGAGAAATTTTTCAATCGTTGATCGATGCGCAAAGAGGATCGCTTTCGGCTTTTTCTATTGTGACGACAACGGGATTGACCGTAGGGCACTCGGTACCAGAGTACCTGGGTACGATCATGCGCGACGATCCGGTTTTTAAAGAAGCGCAACAAAGCGGTTCTTCTCATGGCAGCAATATTTTCCGTCTTAAATCCGGGGAACTTTACGGCATGTACGAAGCCGTGCCGCAAAGTAATCTTTTAGTTTTGAGTTCGGCGCCTTTGAAGGAAACGATGAAGGGTCGCACGGGATTGTGGTGGCAATTTCTGTTGATGGGCTGTGGTGTCGCTCTTGTGGGGATCGCCGCGGCACTGTACATCATCGCACCGGCGGAAAAAGAAATAGAAACCTTGGAACATCAACTGCAAGAGGCAAAATCAAAACCGGCTCCGGCGGCGGCTCCTGAAAAGGTGGTCGCTCTTGATCCTGAGGTGGCGCAAAAAGAAAAAGTGCAGGCTTCGATGCGTGTGGCTTCGGCATTGGCGCACGAGATGCGCGGACCTTTGGCTTCGATCTTGGGTTACTCGCAAATGATTCTCGCAAAAAATCCTGAAAGCGATATCGTGCAAAGCACGGATTCTATTTTGCGTGAAACACGCGCCGCACGCGGTGTGCTTGATAAACTCTTGGGTTATGCCGGCGAGCAAGTGAACGAGAAAATCACTATGAAGGTCGAAGGCCCCGTGGTGAAAGCGTTGAAAAATCTTGAAGCCCAGTTTTCTGCCAAAGGTGTAAAGCTAATTAAAAATCTTCAAGAGACGTCAGCGATGGATTTGCAAGTCGAAGCTCTTGTAAAAGCCATCAGCAATATTTTGCAAAACTCCGTAGAAGCTATGGAGCGAATGGCAAAAAAAGAAATCAAGATAGATCTTTTTGAAGACAGCGAAGGAATTCATCTCAATATCGAAGACACCGGCGAGGGTATTGAAGCTGCGAATCTGGGGCAGATCTTCGATCCGTTCTTTACGACACGCTCGTTCCACAATCATATGGGCTTGGGCTTGGCCGTCGCTTTCGGAATCTTGAAAGAACATAACGCTGAAATCAAAGTGGAATCGCAACGTGGCCAGGGAACAAAGGTCATGGTTGTGTTCAAAAAATTACAAACGCAAACGGTGTTGCGTGCGCCTGTTGAAGCTCCAAAGGAAGAACCGATGATGATCTCTCCCGAATTACCTCAGTTGAAAGAAGAATCGGCACATCGCGAAGAAGCGGAAGCGCAATTCGCTGAAGTGCAAGCGGCGATTCCTGCGGGAACACCGGTGTCTCCTCTGGATGTGAATATCGACAATCTTTTGGAACTACCAGAAGTCAATGAGCCCGTGAAAGAAGAACCTGCCGTTGTCACGAAAAAAGCCGCAGCCGTGTTGCCTAAAAAAGCAAACGAAGACGAGCTGACCTTCATTGACGGTTTCCTAGGGGAAGAAGAGCCCGTGGCGGCTGCGCCGGCACCCGTGGCGACGGAAGCAAGCGCGGAAACGGCGGTTCCCGCTGATCTGGCGGAAGCGGCAACGACTTTGGCAGAGATGCCTTTGGATGCCGCTCCGATCAGCGATGAATTGACTCCAGTGAATTTGATCGCTCCGCCGAAAGCGCCGGCAAAACAGAAAACTTCGAAACTTGATTCATACCATGTGGAAATTCGTCGTCCCGGAAAGAGGATTTAA
- a CDS encoding GGDEF domain-containing protein, whose product MNIRDYSGQFTVFVFTTNVDLGASAKVYLSQAGYDAYFFQDQETLLQRVRENPPHLLVFSTASLAGALSDFVTSIQEINDEIRFIAVSSISQFDILAQYNSHGFVDVISDETAALESRIVWSVDRACEKIYLTYQNEQLFDDLNTTKEKMEEAHAAALESMKKTEIAQATPPISMRIADYRSAQSKEDLIQKYLHQQSGLICVYFKFLPSVRSFVATHAQGIPASDIQGVGVQLESGDMKELSSQMAMGLLPPRFSEMLVEAFRFNPPKALPLYAHNALEGVFTYSGNVSAAEVSALNEEFTLMSLCYSNFSLEKKVDSLEVQDFVTELFNKNYYHKVLGDEVSRARRLKQPISVVKVALDDFYEIESSLGEAVRDELLKSVATIITKTSRTNDVTCRTAANEMAMILPHCPKKGAALRAERLRRIIEGTSFMDNGMKVSISLGISEYPSLCDSAKTLDETATKALLHITDKGGNKICLYKAPESHRPEFDVPAE is encoded by the coding sequence TTGAACATTCGTGATTACAGTGGGCAATTTACGGTTTTCGTTTTCACCACCAACGTGGACTTGGGGGCTTCGGCGAAAGTGTATCTTTCGCAAGCTGGATACGATGCTTATTTTTTCCAGGATCAAGAAACACTCCTGCAGCGCGTGCGCGAAAATCCCCCGCATCTTCTTGTGTTTTCGACGGCTTCGTTAGCGGGCGCTTTAAGCGATTTCGTGACGTCGATTCAGGAAATCAACGATGAGATTCGTTTTATCGCGGTCAGTTCCATTTCGCAGTTTGATATTCTCGCGCAGTACAACAGTCATGGTTTTGTTGACGTGATTTCGGATGAAACGGCGGCTCTTGAGTCGCGCATCGTGTGGTCCGTCGATCGCGCTTGTGAAAAAATCTATCTGACTTATCAGAATGAACAGCTTTTCGACGACTTGAATACGACCAAAGAAAAAATGGAAGAGGCGCATGCCGCCGCTTTGGAGAGCATGAAAAAAACCGAGATCGCGCAGGCAACGCCACCGATCTCCATGCGCATTGCTGATTATCGTTCCGCACAAAGCAAAGAAGATCTGATTCAAAAATATTTGCACCAGCAATCCGGTCTTATTTGTGTTTATTTTAAATTTCTTCCGTCCGTTCGTTCTTTTGTGGCGACCCATGCGCAGGGAATTCCGGCTTCCGACATTCAAGGTGTGGGCGTGCAATTAGAATCCGGCGATATGAAAGAACTGAGTTCACAGATGGCCATGGGTCTTTTGCCGCCGCGTTTTTCGGAAATGCTTGTCGAGGCTTTCCGCTTCAATCCGCCGAAAGCCTTGCCGCTTTATGCGCACAATGCTTTGGAAGGCGTGTTCACTTATTCGGGAAATGTGAGCGCCGCCGAGGTTTCCGCGTTGAATGAAGAATTCACTTTGATGTCTTTGTGTTATTCGAACTTCTCGTTAGAGAAAAAAGTCGATTCCTTAGAGGTCCAAGATTTCGTCACAGAACTCTTTAATAAAAATTATTACCATAAAGTTTTGGGTGACGAAGTGTCTCGCGCCCGCCGTTTGAAGCAGCCGATCTCGGTTGTGAAGGTGGCCTTGGATGACTTTTATGAGATTGAGTCATCTTTAGGTGAAGCAGTGAGAGATGAGTTGCTAAAATCCGTCGCGACCATCATCACTAAGACAAGTCGAACCAACGATGTGACTTGCAGAACGGCGGCCAATGAAATGGCGATGATCCTGCCCCATTGTCCAAAAAAAGGGGCGGCACTGCGCGCGGAAAGATTACGTCGTATAATCGAAGGCACTTCATTCATGGATAACGGAATGAAAGTCTCCATCAGCCTCGGTATCAGCGAATATCCTTCGCTGTGTGATTCGGCGAAAACTTTGGACGAAACTGCGACCAAAGCGCTTTTGCATATCACTGACAAAGGCGGAAATAAAATCTGTTTGTACAAAGCCCCGGAATCGCATCGTCCTGAATTTGATGTGCCAGCGGAGTAA
- the alr gene encoding alanine racemase, producing MFRRTFAEINLDHFAHNIRVLQKSFPQTPFLCPMVKANAYGHGDVELARFLETLGIEHVGVCLIEEGLLLRNLGVKTDILVFRGFDRAGAEKIIQYNMTPVVSNWEQIEHLEAAASSPVTIHLKFDTGMNRLGFRPDEAQKLYDRLWQNKKIRLKALLTHLYNGEDALDPQGQSATQLRALHQVSQLFKPFNIFCHALNSAGILNHLAAQKKSLPKDHPLFLQNWGLRPGLMIYGYNPVADKDVCELKPVMSLKSQVATLRNLQIGETVSYGGTWKAARESVIAVVPIGYADGYHRILSNKSSVLFAGHKVPVVGNICMDYLMLDVTDVVKGKDLKEFKEQEVTLFGYGLNEEFLSPEELAQHAKTITWEMLTSVGERVPRVYTGLDADFISADIGGE from the coding sequence ATGTTTCGTCGGACTTTTGCAGAAATCAACTTGGATCACTTCGCACACAATATCCGTGTGTTGCAAAAGTCTTTTCCTCAGACGCCGTTTCTTTGCCCGATGGTGAAAGCCAATGCCTATGGACACGGGGACGTTGAATTAGCGCGTTTTCTCGAGACTTTAGGAATCGAGCATGTCGGTGTCTGTTTAATTGAAGAAGGACTTCTTTTACGCAACCTCGGTGTGAAAACCGATATTCTGGTTTTCCGGGGATTTGATCGTGCCGGAGCTGAAAAAATCATTCAGTACAATATGACTCCGGTCGTAAGCAATTGGGAACAGATTGAACATCTTGAGGCGGCGGCGTCTTCTCCTGTCACGATTCACTTGAAATTTGATACGGGAATGAACCGTTTGGGATTCCGTCCCGACGAAGCCCAAAAACTGTACGATCGCCTGTGGCAGAATAAAAAGATCCGTTTGAAGGCGTTATTGACCCATCTTTATAACGGCGAGGATGCGCTGGATCCTCAGGGGCAAAGTGCCACGCAGTTGCGTGCGCTTCACCAGGTCAGCCAGCTTTTTAAACCTTTTAATATTTTCTGCCACGCTCTGAATAGCGCGGGAATTTTGAATCACTTAGCGGCGCAGAAAAAATCTTTGCCAAAGGATCATCCCTTGTTTTTACAAAACTGGGGATTGCGTCCTGGTCTGATGATTTACGGTTACAACCCGGTGGCGGACAAAGATGTTTGTGAGCTTAAGCCGGTGATGAGTTTAAAATCGCAAGTGGCGACACTTCGCAACCTTCAAATCGGCGAAACCGTGTCTTACGGCGGAACTTGGAAGGCTGCGCGCGAATCTGTGATCGCTGTCGTGCCGATCGGATATGCTGATGGCTATCATCGTATTTTATCCAATAAGTCGTCAGTTCTTTTTGCCGGCCATAAAGTTCCCGTGGTTGGCAACATCTGTATGGACTATCTCATGCTCGATGTGACCGATGTCGTAAAAGGAAAAGATCTCAAAGAATTTAAAGAGCAAGAGGTCACTCTCTTTGGCTATGGCTTAAACGAAGAGTTTTTGTCGCCGGAAGAATTGGCACAACACGCGAAAACGATCACCTGGGAAATGCTCACGAGTGTCGGCGAACGGGTGCCACGAGTTTACACCGGGCTTGATGCCGATTTTATCAGTGCAGATATTGGAGGAGAGTAA
- a CDS encoding ABC transporter permease, which produces MTLTENFSRIVSGIGALVLRVVRGLVTETGKIMLFFNESIRLIFAKPSRFNEIIRHMEFIGNQSVGIICLTGIFTGLALSFQLYLGFKLFNAVNMVGPTVALGITRELGPVLTGLIVAARAGGAMAARLGTMRVNEQIDALDVMGVNTKQYLISPRLVAAFICMPLLVAVFDFVAMLGSYFLCVKLVALDEAVFWQKIADFIEVKHINEGLFKGMIFGIYFATVCTYRGFNTTGGAKGVGEATNQGVVQSMVGIIILDYFATNLIRFFYNVMGIS; this is translated from the coding sequence GTGACTCTCACAGAGAATTTCTCAAGAATTGTTTCAGGAATCGGAGCTCTTGTTTTGCGCGTCGTGCGCGGCCTTGTGACCGAGACGGGTAAGATCATGCTCTTCTTCAATGAAAGCATCCGTCTCATCTTTGCAAAACCTTCGCGTTTTAACGAAATCATCCGTCACATGGAGTTCATCGGAAATCAATCCGTCGGCATCATTTGTTTGACGGGAATCTTCACGGGGCTGGCACTTTCTTTTCAGCTTTATTTAGGGTTCAAACTTTTTAACGCCGTTAATATGGTGGGGCCGACTGTGGCCCTGGGGATCACGCGTGAGCTTGGTCCGGTATTAACCGGCTTGATCGTGGCAGCCCGTGCAGGCGGAGCCATGGCCGCGCGCTTAGGAACAATGCGCGTGAATGAGCAAATCGACGCGCTGGATGTAATGGGCGTGAATACCAAACAATACTTAATCTCTCCACGTTTGGTGGCGGCATTTATTTGTATGCCGTTGCTTGTGGCGGTTTTCGACTTCGTGGCGATGTTGGGAAGCTATTTCCTGTGCGTGAAGCTTGTGGCTCTTGACGAAGCGGTGTTCTGGCAAAAAATCGCCGACTTTATCGAAGTTAAACATATCAATGAAGGTCTTTTTAAAGGCATGATCTTCGGCATCTACTTCGCGACAGTCTGTACGTATCGTGGATTTAATACCACAGGCGGAGCCAAAGGTGTCGGTGAAGCAACCAATCAGGGCGTCGTACAAAGCATGGTCGGCATCATCATTCTTGATTATTTCGCGACGAACTTAATTCGTTTCTTCTATAACGTGATGGGAATTTCTTAA